The Streptomyces sp. NBC_00286 nucleotide sequence CCCGCGCCGCTGCCGGACTGGCTGTACGCACGCCTGACGGTCCGTCAGGCATCGCGGGCACTAACGGCCGCACCGTCGACGGTTCGAGCCTCCAGCTACGCCGCAGCAGGCCTGAACGCGGAAACCGCGTCCGTGCGGCAGGCACCGGAGGGCGAGCGCAACGCCACGCTGCTGCGGGCGGCGCGAGCCTTGGGGCGGTTCATCGCGTGGGGCGACCTCCCCAGGGAGCAGGTGGAGGAGGCTCTTCAGTGGGCGGGGGAGCAGGCCGGTCTGTCGCCGCGGTCGTGTGAGGCGACCATTCGCAGCGGTCTGAACTGGTCGATTGCCCGCAACGGTCAGGAGAGGGCGGCATGAGCGCCCCGCCCCGCCCCCCACTGAAGAGCCTTCCCGCCACCCCGACCGGACCGCGTGCCGCCAAACGAGCGGTGCCCGGTCCGGCCGTGGGCGAGCCGAAAGGCGCCGCCCGCAAGGGCGTCCCTTCTGCTCTTCGTCCTGACCCGCACTCCGGCGACGGCCGGTACCCCATCGCGTGGCTGCACATCGCCGCACCGCGCGGTGCCGTGCCTACGGCCACCTCGACGTGCGCGTGTGGCTGGGACCGCAGCGCGGTCGGCCGCGCTCGCGTACTGGCCCTGATCGATGACCACACCGCCCACCGGGACGTGTGCCCGCTGCGCACCAACCAGGAAGGGAGGCAGGCGGCATGAGCACCAATCCGCCGGCACCCGCCACCGATGGCGCCGCACTGCTCGACGAGGTGGAGGCCTTCCACCGGCGCTTCAACATCTTCCCCCTCGAAGCCGCGTACGTCGCCGTGGCGTTGTGGGACGCGCACGCGCACCTGCTCGACTGCTTCGACTCCACACCGCGGCTCGCGTTCCTCTCCCCGGAGCCGGGCTCTGGCAAGTCCCGCGCGCTGGAGATCGTGGAAACCCTCGTGCCGCAACCGATGGTCGCGGTCAACGCGTCCGCTTCCGCGCTCTTCCGCGCGGTGTCCGGGATGGAGGGACGGCCCACGATCCTGTTCGACGAGATCGATACCGTCTTCGGGCCCAAGGCCGGAGAGAACGAACAGCTCCGCGGCTTCCTGAACGCCGGTCACCGACGCTCCGGCGTCATGTGGCGCTGCGTAGGCGACGGCTCCAACCAGCAGGTACAGGAGTTCCCGTCGTTCTGCGGAGTCGCGGTCGCCGGACTCGGCTCGCTGCCGGACACCATCCTGACCCGCTCCATCATCGTCCGCATGCGGCGCCGCGCACCGAACGAGCGGGTTGAGCCGTTCCGGCAGCGCATCCACGAGAAGGAAGGCCACGAACTACGGGACCGGCTCGCCACCTGGGCACAGTCCGTGCGCCACCTCGTCGACGGAGTGTTCCCGGAGCTCCCAGAGGGCATCAGCGACCGGCCCGCGGACGTATGGGAACCCCTGCTCGCCATCGCGGACGCGGCAGGCGGTGCGTGGCCGGAGCGGGCCCGAACTGCCTGCATCGAGCTGGTGAACGCGGCCAAGCTCGGAGACAAGGGAAGCATCGGTATCCGCCTGCTCACGGACCTGCGCGACTACGTGTTCAACGGCATCGACCGTCTGCCCACCGTCGCCATCCTCGACAGGCTCCACAGCCTCGAAGAGGCACCGTGGGCGGACATGAGCGGCAAGCCCCTCGATGCGCGCGGGCTGTCACGGATGCTGCGCGAGTACATGACCGCGGACAACACCCCCATCGCGGCCCGCAACATCAAGGCAGGCGGCAGCGTCATGAAGGGCTACTACGCGACGGACCTACACGACGCGTGGCAGCGCTACTGCCCACCCCCCGCGGAAAGTGCGCTACTTCCGCTACCTCCGCTACCGGGCAGCTCAGAGGCGGTCTCCGGGTAGCGGCAAGCCGCTACCCATCCGCTACCGCAACGCCCCATCCGCTACCCGCCCCGCGGCCACGATCGCGGGGCCGGTAGCGGCTCCATCCGCTACCCGCGCCGCTATCCGCTACCTCGATCAGTCCTCTGACCAGGGCGGTAGCGGAGGTAGCGGAAGTAGCGGACCTGACAGGAAGGGGGCCACCGCCCCCACAAGCCTGCCGAGGAGGCACCGCCATATGAGCACCGCCACTCAAGCCATCGAACCCCTTCTCTACACCCCCGAGGAAGCGGCTGAGGCTCTGCGCTACGGCCGATCGACCGTCTACGAGCTGATGGCCGCCGGAGTCCTGAAGTACGTCAAGGAAGGCCGCTCCCGCCGCATACGCCGAAGCGACCTTGAGGCCTACGTAAACAGCCTCGAACCGCTGCCCAACTGACCCAAGCTCAACCGAGGTGGCCCCGGACGTGATCCGGGGCCACCTCTCGTATGGAGGAGTACATGAGCCCCCGCAATCCGAACATGGAATCGTCCGTCTACGAGGGCAGTGACGGTTGGTGGCACGGCCGCGTCACGATGGGCGTCAAGGACGACGGCAGTCCGGACCGTCGCCACCGAAGGGCCAAGACCGAAGCCGAAGTACGCCGCAAGGTGCGCGAGTTGGAGAACCTCCGCGACAAGGGCCGTGCTCCCAAGGCCGGACGCAAGCCGACGGTGGCGGCATGGATGGAGACGTACCTCACCGACATCGCGAGCCTGAAGCTCAAGCCGCGGTCACTGGATGACTACTGGTCCAAGACCCGCAACGACATCATCCCCGGCATCGGCAAGCACCGGCTCGACAAACTCCAGCCGGAGCACCTGGAACGGATGTACCGCGCCATGCTCGACGAGGGGCACGCCCCTTCTCACGTGCTCAAGGTGCACCGCATTCTGTCGCGGGCCCTGAAGATTGCCCACCGCCGCCGGATCATCGGGGAGAACGTCGCCACGCTCGTGGACCCGCCGACCGTCGACGAGACTGAGGCGAACCCCTTCACGACCGACGAAGCGAAAGCCTTCCTGAAGGCTGCGGCCAAGCGCCCCACGTTCATGCGATGGTGCGTCGGCGTCGGGATGGGCTTCCGGCAGGGGGAGACGTTGGGCCTGCGGTGGCCGTACGTAGACCTCGAAAACGAGCTGTTCCACCCTCAGTGGCAGCTTCAACGGCTCACCTGGCGCCACGGCTGCAAGGACCCGCACGCCTGCGGTGACCGCCTCCACCGCTTCGAGCCATGCCCGCCGGACTGCAAGACGCACAAGAACTACAAGCGCGGCTGCCCCAAGCCGTGCACGAAGGCCTGCACGAAGCACGCCAGCGCGTGCCCGGATCGCAAGGGCGGTGGACTGGTCTTCACCCGCCCCAAGACCAAGAAGAGCACCAACCCCGTGCCGATTCCGCCGCCGTTCATCCCCTACCTGCGCGCGCACAAGACTCAACAGGAGGACATGAGGACAGCCGCAGGTGACGAGTGGCAGGACCACAAGGCGGTATTCACGCGGCCGGACGGTCGACCGCTGGACCCCCGAGCCGACTGGGAGGAGTTCAAGGACCTGCTCGCAGAGGCAGGCATAGACGACCGCCGCCTGTACGACGGCAGCCGACACACGGCAGGCACGATCCTCAACGAGCTGGGTGTGGACATGCCCACCATCATGGAGATCCTCCGGCACACCCAGATCAGCCAGACCCGCCGGTACGTGAAGGGAAGATCTCACCTCTCCAAGGATGCAATGCGCCGCATGGGAGACGCCTTCATGCCCCAGCCAGAACCCGCAAGTGAGACCAAAACTGAGACCGCGGACAACAGGGCAGCACGCGCGCGCCGTCGCCGCCGCGTCCGCTAAACGAAAAGCCCAGCTCAGACACTGTCTGGGCTGGGCTCGAGTGGAGCCCCCTGTCGGATTCGAACCGACGACCTACGCATTACAAGTGCGTTGCTCTGGCCAGCTGAGCTAAGGAGGCCTGCACGACGTGCCACGTGCGCGCCCGTGCAGTGTACCCACGTCACAGCAGGGTCCTGTCGAAGATTTTCGCGAAGTTCACAGTCCCCCGACTACTGACAGATCAGGCAAACGCCAGGTACCGTCCTGACCCAGTCCGCCCTGTGTGGACTGAACCACAACACCACAACGGAATCACCCGTAGTGGCACCACCTTCCACAACGGATCGTCCGGCACGTTCCTGCCGGTAGAAGGGGGCCCATCACCATGGCCACTGTCTCGTTCGACAAGGCGACCCGGATTTACCCGGGTTCCGAGAAGCCCGCCGTCGATGGTCTCGACATCGAGATCGAGGACGGCGAATTCCTTGTT carries:
- a CDS encoding helix-turn-helix domain-containing protein, which codes for MSTATQAIEPLLYTPEEAAEALRYGRSTVYELMAAGVLKYVKEGRSRRIRRSDLEAYVNSLEPLPN
- a CDS encoding tyrosine-type recombinase/integrase; the protein is MSPRNPNMESSVYEGSDGWWHGRVTMGVKDDGSPDRRHRRAKTEAEVRRKVRELENLRDKGRAPKAGRKPTVAAWMETYLTDIASLKLKPRSLDDYWSKTRNDIIPGIGKHRLDKLQPEHLERMYRAMLDEGHAPSHVLKVHRILSRALKIAHRRRIIGENVATLVDPPTVDETEANPFTTDEAKAFLKAAAKRPTFMRWCVGVGMGFRQGETLGLRWPYVDLENELFHPQWQLQRLTWRHGCKDPHACGDRLHRFEPCPPDCKTHKNYKRGCPKPCTKACTKHASACPDRKGGGLVFTRPKTKKSTNPVPIPPPFIPYLRAHKTQQEDMRTAAGDEWQDHKAVFTRPDGRPLDPRADWEEFKDLLAEAGIDDRRLYDGSRHTAGTILNELGVDMPTIMEILRHTQISQTRRYVKGRSHLSKDAMRRMGDAFMPQPEPASETKTETADNRAARARRRRRVR
- a CDS encoding DUF3631 domain-containing protein, whose protein sequence is MSTNPPAPATDGAALLDEVEAFHRRFNIFPLEAAYVAVALWDAHAHLLDCFDSTPRLAFLSPEPGSGKSRALEIVETLVPQPMVAVNASASALFRAVSGMEGRPTILFDEIDTVFGPKAGENEQLRGFLNAGHRRSGVMWRCVGDGSNQQVQEFPSFCGVAVAGLGSLPDTILTRSIIVRMRRRAPNERVEPFRQRIHEKEGHELRDRLATWAQSVRHLVDGVFPELPEGISDRPADVWEPLLAIADAAGGAWPERARTACIELVNAAKLGDKGSIGIRLLTDLRDYVFNGIDRLPTVAILDRLHSLEEAPWADMSGKPLDARGLSRMLREYMTADNTPIAARNIKAGGSVMKGYYATDLHDAWQRYCPPPAESALLPLPPLPGSSEAVSG